Proteins encoded by one window of Streptomyces sp. NBC_01477:
- a CDS encoding Hsp70 family protein has translation MLSRSSDGAPRALRKALRTVERRFRPTALTARELDGAAPAYGDALVRALGHDAGTALRLYGRFDARLPAEAYPKAFGPAELVALHGLADHPDRSALTVVAAVAGRLGDRALERTAAGRLTARAAEQDGADDLVALLGRWQDRGLLDLGLTTDALRAYTARAALTGDAALWSAFFDHLAEPLLPDLYPVRLFLGRGADAVRLADTAARRRQALACCTASPRLDDVLAGLALAGSEGAADDLRLLAERAGDLLLAAGRPDDALAHYERAGRQDGVSRCHEARGDHFAALDTCAGEDTDRLASLAAACTAEAEAHAERQDTAEALRLASVVLTHLERAAEHTEPVLRRRAEAQSVRAALVAVERRRLEQTLHQAPDGERAAVHQEWSHFEEAAGESAEAARHAAEAGDLYRAHRLYRAAERYGDADRVLKGDDSPRGRAARAAAREAGGDLLGAAGVHEEAGRYEEAAALYARADDPAAAARCLIAAKGDDAVEDPRLHGFLRQAGDIGQLVRLCLDALDRAGLASSAADVLRQLVAEDDTAIPGPLRHRVREALDAVGAVGRGAFEERVADWVARARADVDHRFAATWGLDLGTSTCVAAVYDSLAARPVICPDGGKAHFASTLTVTDRGEEIVGLTGDQVLAPWVVGHISAAKRRMGDGIVYRIRDREYRPEEVAARLIRHARTLVEKLLHDHVKERLAELARAEIGQVRDEWLVWAAERHDFGLERPDAILTIPAYFLNNAKHATRDACAIAGVTAVRLIHEPTAACMAAAQQRRLDGQIVVVDLGAGTLDVSALDVDSSVYDVEQVLGDNQYGGQDFDALIADELAEQLRAQGLDVPSGGRTRRRLALAAEHLKIALSSQDEAEYTLNAFLGRPEVRVALDRTELARLLAGSLRTLRDVCKKMRADMAVPAKHLVLVGGPMLSPLVSGAVERVFDLKRTVLADPRAAVACGAALQGAALTGHLKDSLLLDVTPFPLGIAVLKDDGSDGFSVLVERNTKIPVKRSDVFTTVTDNQSEVRIEVYNGQLDPRSRIGVVPLTGIPPLAMGEPQIEVTFEFDASCVLTVTATDKGTGRSRSVDFTDTTLLSPQEIRAMSERHLDQREVERIHRELRELVEGADDDCERVCREFRERLSAHRPSHEPVDAATQRVLAEMYGPESAELENELLSLRGPLLDLLTTVRDYLALPGSVDRIPAGRHLADQLGERLGRMRRGMARMARWNDVLASLAAIDRDPLRRFRSLHDAGDHGRALRALDELAEPPALPEDLRRRLRCLAGVGDAEGYRRFLLEDAARLPAVVRDPARPERFAAAAGAALVRVGDGSGFLVSDRHVVTSRRWLAADRTATVVRLADGPRTVQHAFLPDASAIDTAVLLLARPAPTPPLRLGFPRLTHIGDLVWAAAPGEALRPGIIEKFEPFPEHGLQVYRTDLRLTPAAAGGPLLNELGEVIGTLVPGGASQPAFAVTADSLAPLLVSAGFGLTGGGDGGGGDRG, from the coding sequence GTGCTGAGCAGGTCGTCGGACGGCGCGCCCAGGGCGCTGCGCAAGGCCCTCAGGACCGTCGAGCGGCGGTTCCGACCCACGGCGCTCACGGCCAGGGAGCTGGACGGCGCCGCCCCCGCGTACGGCGACGCGCTGGTGCGGGCGCTCGGCCATGACGCCGGGACGGCGCTGCGGCTCTACGGGCGCTTCGACGCCCGGCTGCCCGCCGAGGCGTACCCGAAGGCCTTCGGCCCGGCGGAACTGGTGGCCCTGCACGGCCTGGCCGACCACCCCGACCGGTCCGCGCTGACGGTGGTCGCGGCCGTCGCGGGGCGGCTCGGCGACCGCGCGCTGGAGCGTACGGCGGCGGGCCGGCTGACAGCGCGGGCCGCCGAGCAGGACGGCGCCGACGACCTCGTCGCGCTGCTGGGCCGCTGGCAGGACAGGGGCCTGCTCGACCTCGGGCTGACGACCGACGCGCTGCGCGCGTACACCGCGAGGGCGGCGCTGACCGGCGACGCCGCGCTCTGGTCGGCGTTCTTCGACCACCTCGCCGAGCCGCTGCTGCCCGATCTTTACCCGGTGCGGCTCTTCCTCGGCCGGGGCGCCGACGCGGTGCGGCTCGCCGACACCGCCGCGCGCCGGCGGCAGGCGCTTGCCTGCTGTACGGCCTCGCCGCGGCTGGACGACGTCCTGGCCGGACTGGCGCTGGCCGGCAGCGAAGGGGCGGCGGACGATCTGCGGCTGCTCGCCGAGCGGGCCGGCGACCTGCTGCTGGCGGCCGGGCGGCCGGACGACGCGCTGGCGCACTACGAACGCGCCGGGCGCCAGGACGGGGTGAGCCGCTGCCACGAGGCGCGCGGCGACCACTTCGCCGCGCTCGACACCTGCGCGGGCGAGGACACCGACCGGCTCGCGTCGCTGGCCGCCGCCTGCACCGCCGAGGCCGAGGCGCACGCCGAGCGGCAGGACACCGCCGAGGCCTTACGGCTGGCGTCGGTGGTCCTGACGCACCTGGAGCGGGCCGCGGAACACACCGAGCCCGTCCTGCGCCGGCGCGCGGAGGCCCAGAGCGTGCGCGCGGCCCTCGTGGCGGTCGAGAGGCGCCGCCTGGAGCAGACGCTGCACCAGGCGCCCGACGGCGAGCGCGCGGCCGTGCACCAGGAGTGGAGCCACTTCGAGGAGGCCGCGGGCGAGTCGGCCGAGGCGGCCCGCCACGCCGCCGAGGCCGGGGACCTCTACCGGGCCCACCGCCTCTACCGCGCGGCCGAGCGGTACGGCGACGCCGACCGGGTCCTCAAGGGCGACGACTCGCCGCGCGGGCGGGCCGCGCGTGCCGCGGCCCGCGAAGCCGGCGGCGACCTGCTGGGCGCGGCAGGCGTCCATGAGGAGGCCGGCCGGTACGAGGAGGCCGCCGCGCTCTACGCCAGGGCCGACGACCCCGCGGCGGCGGCACGCTGCCTGATCGCGGCGAAGGGCGACGACGCGGTCGAGGACCCGCGGCTGCACGGATTCCTGCGCCAGGCGGGCGATATCGGGCAGCTCGTCCGCCTGTGCCTGGACGCGCTCGACCGCGCCGGCCTCGCCTCGTCCGCGGCCGACGTGCTGCGGCAGCTGGTGGCCGAGGACGACACGGCGATCCCCGGGCCGCTGCGGCACCGGGTGCGCGAGGCGCTGGACGCGGTCGGCGCGGTCGGCCGCGGGGCGTTCGAGGAGCGCGTCGCGGACTGGGTGGCGCGCGCCCGGGCCGACGTCGACCACCGCTTCGCCGCGACCTGGGGCCTGGACCTGGGCACCAGCACCTGTGTCGCCGCGGTCTACGACAGTCTGGCGGCGCGCCCGGTGATCTGCCCGGACGGCGGCAAGGCGCACTTCGCCTCGACGCTGACCGTGACCGACCGGGGCGAGGAGATCGTCGGGCTGACCGGCGACCAGGTCCTCGCGCCCTGGGTGGTCGGCCACATCAGCGCGGCCAAACGCCGGATGGGCGACGGCATCGTCTACCGGATCCGCGACCGCGAGTACCGCCCCGAGGAAGTCGCCGCCCGGCTGATCCGGCACGCCAGGACCCTGGTGGAGAAGCTGCTGCACGACCACGTGAAGGAGCGGCTGGCCGAACTCGCCCGCGCCGAGATCGGGCAGGTCAGGGACGAGTGGCTGGTCTGGGCGGCCGAGCGGCACGACTTCGGGCTGGAGCGGCCGGACGCCATCCTCACCATCCCCGCGTACTTCCTGAACAACGCCAAGCACGCCACCCGCGACGCCTGCGCGATCGCCGGGGTCACGGCCGTACGGCTGATCCACGAGCCGACCGCCGCGTGCATGGCGGCGGCCCAGCAGCGGCGGCTCGACGGGCAGATCGTCGTGGTGGACCTGGGCGCGGGCACCCTGGACGTCAGCGCCCTCGACGTCGACAGCAGTGTCTACGACGTCGAGCAGGTGCTCGGCGACAACCAGTACGGCGGGCAGGACTTCGACGCCCTCATCGCCGACGAACTCGCGGAACAGCTGCGGGCCCAGGGTCTGGACGTCCCCTCGGGCGGCCGGACCCGGCGCCGGCTGGCGCTCGCCGCCGAGCACCTCAAGATCGCCCTGTCCTCGCAGGACGAGGCGGAATACACCCTCAACGCCTTCCTGGGCCGCCCCGAGGTCCGCGTCGCCCTCGACCGCACCGAGCTGGCCCGGCTGCTGGCCGGCTCGCTGCGCACCCTGCGGGACGTGTGCAAGAAGATGCGGGCCGACATGGCGGTCCCCGCCAAGCACCTGGTCCTGGTCGGCGGTCCGATGCTCTCGCCGCTGGTCAGCGGGGCCGTCGAGCGGGTCTTCGACCTCAAGCGCACGGTGCTGGCCGACCCGCGGGCCGCCGTGGCGTGCGGCGCGGCCCTCCAGGGGGCGGCGCTCACCGGGCACCTCAAGGACAGCCTGCTGCTGGACGTCACGCCCTTCCCGCTGGGCATCGCCGTGCTCAAGGACGACGGCAGCGACGGCTTCTCCGTCCTGGTCGAGCGCAACACCAAGATCCCGGTCAAGCGCTCCGACGTCTTCACCACCGTCACCGACAACCAGTCGGAGGTGCGGATCGAGGTCTACAACGGACAGCTCGACCCGCGCTCGCGGATCGGCGTCGTCCCGCTCACCGGCATCCCGCCGCTGGCCATGGGGGAACCGCAGATCGAGGTGACCTTCGAATTCGACGCCAGCTGCGTCCTGACGGTCACCGCGACGGACAAGGGGACGGGTAGGAGCCGGTCGGTCGACTTCACCGACACGACGCTGCTCTCGCCGCAGGAGATCAGGGCCATGTCGGAACGGCACCTGGACCAGCGCGAGGTGGAGCGGATCCACCGGGAGCTGCGGGAGCTGGTCGAGGGCGCGGACGACGACTGCGAGCGGGTGTGCCGGGAGTTCCGGGAGCGGCTGAGCGCCCACCGGCCCTCCCACGAGCCGGTGGACGCCGCCACCCAGCGCGTACTGGCCGAGATGTACGGCCCCGAGTCGGCCGAGCTGGAGAACGAGCTGCTCTCGCTGCGCGGCCCGCTGCTCGATCTGCTGACCACCGTGCGGGACTACCTCGCGCTGCCCGGCTCCGTGGACCGGATCCCCGCGGGGCGGCACCTCGCCGACCAGCTCGGCGAACGCCTCGGGCGGATGCGCCGGGGCATGGCGCGGATGGCCCGCTGGAACGACGTGCTCGCCTCGCTCGCCGCGATCGACCGCGACCCGCTGCGGCGCTTCCGCTCCCTGCACGACGCCGGCGACCACGGCCGCGCGCTGCGCGCGCTCGACGAACTGGCCGAGCCGCCGGCACTGCCGGAGGACCTGCGGCGGCGGCTGCGCTGCCTGGCGGGCGTCGGCGACGCGGAGGGCTACCGGCGGTTCCTGCTCGAAGACGCCGCCAGGCTGCCGGCCGTGGTGCGCGACCCCGCGCGGCCCGAGCGGTTCGCGGCGGCGGCCGGCGCCGCGCTCGTCCGGGTCGGCGACGGCAGCGGCTTCCTGGTCTCCGACCGCCATGTGGTGACCAGCCGCAGATGGCTGGCGGCGGACCGCACCGCGACGGTGGTGCGCCTGGCGGACGGGCCGCGGACCGTACAGCACGCCTTCCTGCCCGACGCCTCCGCCATCGACACGGCGGTGCTGCTGCTGGCCCGGCCGGCGCCGACCCCGCCGCTGCGGCTGGGATTCCCGCGGCTCACCCACATCGGCGACCTGGTCTGGGCGGCGGCGCCCGGCGAGGCGCTGCGCCCCGGGATCATCGAGAAGTTCGAGCCGTTTCCCGAGCACGGCCTCCAGGTGTACCGGACCGACCTGCGGCTGACCCCGGCCGCGGCGGGCGGCCCGCTGCTCAACGAACTCGGCGAGGTGATCGGCACCCTGGTGCCCGGCGGGGCGTCGCAGCCCGCCTTCGCGGTCACGGCCGACTCGCTGGCCCCGCTCCTGGTGAGCGCCGGATTCGGGCTGACCGGCGGCGGCGACGGCGGCGGCGGGGACCGCGGATGA
- the sodN gene encoding superoxide dismutase, Ni has protein sequence MFTRLFAPKVKVSAHCDLPCGVYDPAQARIEAESVKAVQEKYQANEDADFRTRAVLIKEQRAELAKHHVSVLWSDYFKPPHFEKYPQLHQLVNDTLKALSAAKASNDPATGQKALDLISEIDKIFWETKKA, from the coding sequence ATGTTCACTCGCCTGTTCGCGCCCAAGGTGAAGGTAAGCGCACACTGCGACCTGCCCTGCGGCGTGTACGACCCGGCCCAGGCCCGCATCGAGGCCGAGTCCGTCAAGGCAGTCCAGGAGAAGTACCAGGCCAACGAGGACGCGGACTTCCGCACGCGTGCCGTGCTCATCAAGGAGCAGCGCGCCGAGCTGGCCAAGCACCACGTCTCCGTGCTGTGGAGCGACTACTTCAAGCCCCCGCACTTCGAGAAGTACCCCCAGCTCCACCAGCTGGTGAACGACACGCTCAAGGCCCTCAGCGCCGCCAAGGCCTCGAACGACCCGGCCACCGGCCAGAAGGCCCTCGACCTGATCTCGGAGATCGACAAGATCTTCTGGGAGACCAAGAAGGCCTGA
- the sodX gene encoding nickel-type superoxide dismutase maturation protease, whose translation MREQGARLSWQLVEVTGPSMAPTLLHGDWLLIQKISSGAELVREGDVVVLKHPLQQDLLIVKRAVERREGGWWVRGDNTFVQNDSREFGTVPDDLVLARARGRFRPPRELQRSVAGVASWAASCVRPLRPDRSLSRRLRAR comes from the coding sequence ATGCGGGAGCAGGGGGCCAGGCTGTCGTGGCAGCTGGTCGAGGTCACTGGTCCGTCGATGGCGCCCACGCTGCTGCACGGGGACTGGCTGCTGATCCAGAAGATCAGCAGCGGCGCCGAGCTGGTGCGCGAGGGGGACGTCGTGGTGCTGAAACACCCGTTGCAGCAGGACCTGCTGATCGTGAAGCGGGCCGTCGAGCGCCGCGAGGGCGGCTGGTGGGTGCGGGGCGACAACACGTTCGTGCAGAACGACAGCAGGGAGTTCGGCACGGTGCCCGACGACCTGGTGCTCGCGCGTGCCAGGGGACGGTTCAGGCCACCGCGTGAACTTCAGCGGTCGGTGGCCGGCGTGGCGTCGTGGGCGGCGTCCTGCGTACGGCCGCTGCGGCCGGACCGGTCGCTCTCCAGGCGTTTGCGGGCCCGGTAG
- a CDS encoding CGNR zinc finger domain-containing protein has translation MDLAYYSDYAVRLVNSEQPLRGTDTLTSVEAIRELVGPASHAGSRAVDADVARLRAVRTRLRGVFEAADEEDEVRAVDLLNALMLEFPVSPQISGHDHLDDATGRPDWHMHLAEQAANATAGYSATACMGLAFQLTTLGVDRLGICEAAPCRNAYVDTSTNRSRRYCSDRCATRANVAAYRARKRLESDRSGRSGRTQDAAHDATPATDR, from the coding sequence GTGGATCTGGCCTACTACTCGGACTACGCCGTGCGCCTCGTGAACAGCGAGCAGCCGTTGCGCGGCACCGACACGCTGACCTCGGTCGAGGCCATACGCGAGCTGGTCGGGCCGGCCTCGCACGCCGGCTCGCGCGCCGTCGACGCGGATGTGGCCCGGCTGCGCGCCGTACGCACCCGGTTGCGCGGGGTGTTCGAGGCGGCCGACGAGGAGGACGAGGTCCGCGCGGTCGACCTGCTCAACGCGCTCATGCTGGAGTTCCCGGTCAGCCCGCAGATCTCCGGGCACGACCATCTCGACGACGCCACCGGGCGCCCCGACTGGCACATGCACCTGGCCGAGCAGGCCGCCAACGCCACCGCCGGCTACTCGGCCACCGCCTGCATGGGCCTGGCCTTCCAGCTGACCACGCTGGGCGTGGACCGGCTCGGCATCTGCGAGGCCGCGCCCTGCCGCAACGCCTACGTCGACACATCGACCAACAGGTCGCGTCGCTACTGCTCCGACCGCTGCGCGACCCGCGCCAACGTGGCCGCCTACCGGGCCCGCAAACGCCTGGAGAGCGACCGGTCCGGCCGCAGCGGCCGTACGCAGGACGCCGCCCACGACGCCACGCCGGCCACCGACCGCTGA
- a CDS encoding amino acid ABC transporter ATP-binding protein — MSIPSMTKPGAGGSPVEPMVKAQNVHKSFGAAHILKGIDLEVAPREVCCLIGPSGSGKSTFLRCINHLEQINAGRLWVDGDLVGYRQRGDRLYELRDREVAAKRRDIGMVFQRFNLFPHMTAIENVMEGPVQVKRETRAVARERAAALLERVGLADKAASYPAQLSGGQQQRVAIARALAMEPKLMLFDEPTSALDPELVGDVLDVMRGLAEDGMTMIVVTHEMGFAREVGDALVFMDDGVVVESGHPREVLTNPQHERTRTFLSKVL; from the coding sequence ATGAGCATTCCCAGCATGACCAAGCCGGGCGCCGGCGGCAGCCCCGTCGAGCCGATGGTCAAGGCGCAGAACGTCCACAAGTCCTTCGGCGCCGCGCACATCCTCAAGGGCATCGACCTGGAGGTCGCACCGCGGGAGGTGTGCTGCCTGATCGGCCCCTCGGGCTCGGGCAAGTCCACCTTCCTGCGCTGCATCAACCACCTGGAGCAGATCAACGCCGGGCGGCTGTGGGTGGACGGCGACCTCGTCGGCTACCGGCAGCGCGGCGACCGGCTGTACGAGCTGCGCGACCGCGAGGTCGCCGCGAAGCGCCGGGACATCGGCATGGTCTTCCAGCGCTTCAACCTCTTCCCGCACATGACCGCGATAGAGAACGTCATGGAGGGTCCGGTCCAGGTCAAACGGGAGACCAGGGCGGTCGCCCGGGAGCGGGCCGCCGCGCTGCTCGAACGGGTCGGCCTGGCCGACAAGGCGGCCAGCTACCCCGCCCAGCTGTCCGGCGGCCAGCAGCAGCGGGTGGCCATCGCCCGGGCGCTGGCCATGGAGCCCAAGCTGATGCTCTTCGACGAGCCCACCTCCGCGCTCGACCCCGAGCTGGTCGGCGACGTCCTGGACGTGATGCGCGGGCTGGCCGAGGACGGCATGACCATGATCGTGGTCACCCATGAGATGGGCTTCGCCCGTGAGGTCGGCGACGCGCTGGTCTTCATGGACGACGGTGTGGTGGTCGAGTCGGGCCACCCGCGGGAGGTGCTGACCAACCCGCAGCACGAGCGCACCAGGACCTTCCTGTCCAAGGTGCTCTGA
- a CDS encoding amino acid ABC transporter permease codes for MSGTSAGRAPEGTAGPSDEIPVSPYEAIRAVPVRHYGRWVAAVVVVVLLGWLAYGFSQGKIIWSTVGDKVFDHTVLTGLWHTVLISVCAMAMGLVLGVLFAVMRLSKNPVTGAVSWLYIWFFRGTPVYVQLLMWFNLSLIFHTINLGPIYKNDTVAVMTPFVAALLGLGLNEGAYMAEIVRAGIQSVDEGQTEASHALGMTGVKTMSRIVLPQAMRVIIPPTGNEFINMLKTSSLVSVVQYSEVLRATSDIGVGSNAIMEMYFVASIWYLVLTSVFSVGQFYLERRYARGSLRSLPLTPWQKVRTNLTTLRRPKVA; via the coding sequence GTGAGCGGGACATCGGCCGGCCGTGCCCCCGAGGGTACGGCCGGCCCCTCCGACGAGATCCCCGTGAGTCCCTACGAGGCGATCCGGGCCGTTCCGGTACGCCACTACGGCCGGTGGGTCGCCGCCGTGGTGGTCGTGGTGCTGCTGGGCTGGCTGGCGTACGGCTTCTCCCAGGGCAAGATCATCTGGAGCACGGTCGGCGACAAGGTCTTCGACCACACCGTGCTGACCGGCCTGTGGCACACCGTGCTGATCTCGGTGTGCGCGATGGCCATGGGCCTGGTGCTCGGCGTGCTGTTCGCGGTCATGCGGCTGTCGAAGAACCCGGTCACCGGCGCGGTCTCCTGGCTGTACATCTGGTTCTTCCGCGGCACCCCGGTCTACGTGCAGCTGCTGATGTGGTTCAACCTCTCGCTGATCTTCCACACGATCAACCTGGGGCCGATCTACAAGAACGACACCGTCGCCGTGATGACCCCCTTCGTGGCCGCCCTGCTGGGCCTCGGCCTCAACGAGGGCGCCTACATGGCGGAGATCGTCAGGGCCGGCATCCAGTCGGTGGACGAGGGCCAGACCGAGGCGTCGCACGCGCTGGGCATGACCGGCGTGAAGACCATGAGCAGGATCGTGCTGCCGCAGGCGATGCGGGTGATCATCCCGCCGACCGGCAACGAGTTCATCAACATGCTCAAGACGTCCTCGCTGGTCTCGGTCGTGCAGTATTCCGAAGTCCTGCGCGCCACCTCCGACATCGGTGTCGGCTCCAACGCGATCATGGAGATGTACTTCGTCGCGTCGATCTGGTACCTGGTGCTGACCAGCGTGTTCAGCGTCGGCCAGTTCTATCTGGAACGGCGCTACGCCCGCGGCTCGCTGCGGTCGCTGCCGCTGACCCCGTGGCAGAAGGTCAGAACGAACCTGACCACCCTGCGCCGACCGAAGGTGGCCTGA
- a CDS encoding ABC transporter substrate-binding protein has protein sequence MTVRTTRRTTALSRLSAVAAVAVAGTLALSGCGDQTKKDDTPPSSSAAGAGGATTSGAADSLFAKLPQKYQDSKVIQVGTDASYAPMEQTQDGKIVGIDPDIGAALGAKLGVTFKFTNGTFDGLITSLQTGRSDIVMSAMSDTKARQGGLDDKGKKIGTGVDFVDYYNSGSSLLVQKGNPKGVKSLGDLCGQTVAVQRGTIYEDAFKKQKTACGSKGLTIQAFDTDAQAQTRVKAGGAVADLNDTPVAAYIAQTSGKGADFEVAGAPADAGPFGIAVNKNDTQLRDALKAAMDAIVADGTYAKILQKWNAASGAIATVAVNGGS, from the coding sequence ATGACCGTACGCACGACCAGGCGTACCACCGCCCTCTCCCGGCTCAGCGCGGTCGCCGCCGTGGCGGTCGCCGGCACCCTGGCGCTCAGCGGGTGCGGCGACCAGACCAAGAAGGACGACACGCCGCCGAGTTCCAGCGCGGCGGGTGCCGGCGGTGCGACGACCAGCGGCGCAGCGGATTCGCTGTTCGCCAAGCTGCCGCAGAAGTACCAGGACTCCAAGGTGATCCAGGTCGGCACCGACGCGTCCTACGCGCCCATGGAGCAGACCCAGGACGGCAAGATCGTCGGTATCGACCCGGACATCGGCGCCGCGCTCGGCGCGAAGCTCGGGGTGACGTTCAAGTTCACCAACGGCACGTTCGACGGGCTCATCACCAGTTTGCAGACCGGCCGCTCCGACATCGTGATGTCCGCTATGAGCGACACCAAGGCCCGCCAGGGCGGACTCGACGACAAGGGCAAGAAGATCGGCACCGGCGTCGATTTTGTGGATTACTACAACTCCGGCTCCTCGCTGCTGGTGCAGAAGGGCAACCCCAAGGGCGTCAAGTCGCTCGGCGACCTGTGCGGCCAGACCGTCGCCGTGCAGCGCGGCACGATCTACGAGGACGCCTTCAAGAAGCAGAAGACCGCCTGCGGCAGCAAGGGCCTGACCATCCAGGCCTTCGACACCGACGCCCAGGCCCAGACCCGGGTCAAGGCCGGCGGCGCGGTCGCCGACCTCAACGACACCCCGGTCGCCGCCTACATCGCCCAGACCTCGGGCAAGGGCGCCGACTTCGAGGTCGCCGGCGCACCGGCCGACGCCGGGCCGTTCGGCATCGCGGTCAACAAGAACGACACCCAGCTGCGGGACGCGCTCAAGGCCGCCATGGACGCGATCGTGGCGGACGGGACCTACGCCAAGATCCTGCAGAAGTGGAACGCCGCCTCCGGCGCGATCGCCACCGTCGCGGTCAACGGCGGCTCGTGA
- a CDS encoding NAD(P)-dependent malic enzyme, giving the protein MATEIVNPLTGGNAGPAADTDDIPLDPVFALHRGGKMEIASTVPVRDAADLSLAYTPGVAEVCTAIAERPELVHDYTWKSQVVAVVTDGTAVLGLGDIGPEASLPVMEGKAILFKQFGGVDAVPIALDCTDVDEIVETVVRLAPSFGGVNLEDISAPRCFEIERRLIERLDIPVFHDDQHGTAVVTLAALRNAAKLTGRDIGALRAVISGAGAAGVAIARILLEAGIGDVAVTDRKGVVHEGRDDLNPVKRELASYTNRAGLTGSLESALAGADVFIGVSGGTVAESAVATMAEGCFVFAMANPTPEIHPEVAHRYAAVVATGRSDFPNQINNVLAFPGIFAGALQVRASAITEGMKLAAAAALADVVAGELSADCVIPSPFDARVAPAVTAAVAAAARVEGVARR; this is encoded by the coding sequence GTGGCAACGGAGATCGTTAATCCGCTGACAGGCGGCAACGCCGGGCCGGCGGCCGACACCGACGACATCCCCCTCGATCCGGTCTTCGCGCTGCACCGCGGCGGCAAGATGGAGATCGCCTCCACCGTGCCGGTGCGCGACGCCGCCGACCTGTCGCTCGCGTACACCCCGGGGGTGGCCGAGGTCTGCACCGCCATCGCCGAACGCCCGGAGCTGGTGCACGACTACACCTGGAAGTCACAGGTCGTGGCCGTCGTCACGGACGGGACCGCGGTGCTCGGGCTCGGCGACATCGGGCCCGAGGCGTCACTGCCGGTGATGGAGGGCAAGGCGATCCTCTTCAAGCAGTTCGGCGGCGTCGACGCGGTCCCGATCGCCCTGGACTGCACGGACGTCGACGAGATCGTGGAGACCGTGGTCCGGCTCGCGCCGTCGTTCGGCGGGGTCAACCTGGAGGACATCTCCGCGCCGCGCTGCTTCGAGATCGAACGGCGGCTGATCGAGCGCCTCGACATCCCGGTCTTCCACGACGACCAGCACGGCACCGCGGTGGTGACGCTCGCCGCGCTGCGCAATGCCGCGAAGCTGACGGGGCGTGACATCGGCGCGCTGCGGGCGGTCATCTCCGGGGCCGGCGCCGCCGGGGTCGCCATCGCCAGGATCCTGCTGGAGGCGGGCATCGGCGATGTCGCGGTCACCGACCGCAAGGGCGTGGTCCACGAGGGCCGCGACGACCTCAACCCGGTCAAGCGCGAGCTGGCTTCGTATACGAACCGGGCCGGCCTCACCGGCTCGCTGGAGTCGGCGCTCGCCGGCGCCGACGTCTTCATCGGCGTCTCCGGCGGCACGGTGGCCGAGTCCGCGGTCGCGACGATGGCCGAGGGCTGCTTCGTCTTCGCGATGGCCAACCCGACCCCGGAGATCCACCCCGAGGTCGCCCACCGGTATGCCGCGGTGGTCGCCACCGGGCGCAGCGACTTCCCCAACCAGATCAACAACGTGCTGGCCTTCCCCGGCATCTTCGCCGGCGCCCTCCAGGTGCGCGCCTCGGCCATCACCGAGGGCATGAAGCTCGCCGCCGCCGCCGCGCTGGCCGATGTGGTCGCCGGCGAGCTGAGCGCGGACTGCGTGATCCCGTCGCCCTTCGACGCCCGGGTCGCGCCCGCCGTGACCGCCGCGGTCG